The region CCCCATAGGCGGGGCGCAAAAATTCCTGCCACACCAGTTGTTGCTTACCCTCCCAAATGGCTTTGAAGGGAATGATGGAAGTGCGGTTTTTCAGGGCAGCAAAGGCTTCTCCATGCCGTGCGTACCAGCGACGATCGCCATGCCAAACCCCAAAGCAGTGATGGGCAATGAGGCCAAGGGAGGTGAGCAACGTAAAGGATGTGCCCAACCACAGGGTATGGGCCACACACCAGATGAGCTGTCCCCACAACTGCGGGTGACGGGTAATGCGAATAATGCCCGTTTCGTAGAGGTGTACCTCTGGCTTTTGCACAGCGGCAATTTCCAGCAGGTTAAATGTGGCTGGATAAAGAAAGAGAAACGAAAGTGCCGATAGTCCCCACACTAGCGCCCCCATTCCCGGCACCTCTTGCAGTTGCCATAGCTGGACGCCGTCGTAGCGATGAGCCAAAAAGTAAAGAATCAAGATTGTGGCTAAAGGCAGACTGACTGAGGCAAAAAAAATGCGATAAAGGCGGGCACCCAGCCGCTTTTCTGCCCAAGGGCGTAAGCTGGCCAAGCCACTGTGGGCGATCGCAAACAGGAGCAATAGCCCCACCATGATCCACTGCGAACTGGTTTGCCAACTGTGGTGATCCACGCCCATCTACTCCCCACGATTGAGCTCCCTTCCCATGATCCCAAAGGGTCAGGCGGTTTGTAAAGCAATGGAACTGAGCAGCAAAACCAAGCCTATGAGCTATAGTCAAGGCTTGAGGGCATCCGGCATCAATTTTTATCTTTAATTGACTCGAACTCAAAGCCTTGCAGCCAAGCCGTGAGGCGCCTCAAAATCCTTGTCCTAGGGTTGCGATCGCACCCATTCCCTTGATACACTAGCTAAGCTGATTAAATTGCCCTCGGCACATCAGTGTATCTTTTGTGCATTTTTGGTTTGGACACCATCATCACTGTAGGTTGGGTATAGTTGCATGGCTCGATATCGTGGCCCTCGTTTGAGAATTGTCCGTCGTCTGGGTGAACTGGCTGGTCTCACCCGCAAAGTCCCCAAGCGGAGCTATCCCCCCGGTCAACACGGCCAAGCCCGCAAAAAGCGTTCGGAATATGCGCTGCGCCTTGAGGAGAAGCAAAAACTACGCTTCAACTACGGGGTCTCGGAGCGGCAACTAGTGCGCTATGTCCGCAAAGCCCGCCGTGTGAGTGGTTCCACTGGGCAAACCCTCCTGCAGTTGTTGGAAATGCGGCTGGATAACACCGTTTTCCGCCTTGGAATGGCCCCCACGATTCCGGCAGCTCGCCAATTGGTGAATCATGGCCATATTCTGGTTAATGGTCGCAATGTTTCTATTCCTAGCTATCAGTGCCGTCCGGGGGATGTGATTACTGTTCGCGATAACGAGCGATCGCGTCGCCTGGTGGAAACCAACCTTCAAAATCCCGGTCTTGCCAATCTCCCCAGCCACTTGGAACTCGATAAAAGCACCCTCACCGGCAGAGTGACCGGTATCGTTGAGCGCCAATGGGTGGCTCTTGAAGTGAATGAACTCCTCGTGGTTGAGTACTACTCCCGCAAAGTTTAGAGGATCGCCGCCTTTCCTATGGCAGAAGCCTATCTTCTGGAAAAACTCCGCACTGTCGAGCAAACCTTTACGGAGCTGACCCGTCGCTTGGCGGATCCCGATGTGGCAGTCAATCCAACTGAATTTCAGAAGGTGGCTCGCTCCCGTGCTGCCCTAGAGGAGACGGTGAATGCCTACCACGAATGGCAATCTCTCAATCAGCAGCTGGTGGATGCTCGTCAGCTGCATAAGGAAGCGGCCAATGAGCCGGAACTGCGGCAAATGGCTGAAGAGGAAATTGCTCATCTCAGCCACCGCATTGCCCAACTCGAGGAACGCC is a window of Thermosynechococcus vestitus BP-1 DNA encoding:
- a CDS encoding NnrU family protein translates to MGVDHHSWQTSSQWIMVGLLLLFAIAHSGLASLRPWAEKRLGARLYRIFFASVSLPLATILILYFLAHRYDGVQLWQLQEVPGMGALVWGLSALSFLFLYPATFNLLEIAAVQKPEVHLYETGIIRITRHPQLWGQLIWCVAHTLWLGTSFTLLTSLGLIAHHCFGVWHGDRRWYARHGEAFAALKNRTSIIPFKAIWEGKQQLVWQEFLRPAYGGVVIFVALLWWLHPYFYHVTPQLLPF
- the rpsD gene encoding 30S ribosomal protein S4; the protein is MARYRGPRLRIVRRLGELAGLTRKVPKRSYPPGQHGQARKKRSEYALRLEEKQKLRFNYGVSERQLVRYVRKARRVSGSTGQTLLQLLEMRLDNTVFRLGMAPTIPAARQLVNHGHILVNGRNVSIPSYQCRPGDVITVRDNERSRRLVETNLQNPGLANLPSHLELDKSTLTGRVTGIVERQWVALEVNELLVVEYYSRKV